In one window of Saprospiraceae bacterium DNA:
- the acs gene encoding acetate--CoA ligase produces the protein MAFPYQIQSYDQYKQVYRDSIVNPDVFWAEIAAHFQWHQKWDSVSQADMDNAESKWFSGARLNITENCLDRHLTDKANQPAILWEPNNPNENSRRLTYADLHREVCLAARMLKNLGVQRGDRVCIYMGMVPELAVAMLACARIGAIHSVIFGGFSAQSIVDRVLDAKAAYLITCDGAYRGAKEIGLKSIIDEALDQLDCIQAVVVYKRTLCQVEMKSGRDYFWQDEISKVDPKAALEESAESMDAEDPLFILYTSGSTGKPKGVVHSSAGYMVYTTYSFINVFQYKPGQIHFCTADIGWITGHSYIVYGPLCAGATTLMFEGIPTWPDAGRFWEIADKHKVNILYTAPTAIRSLMTFGIEPLQGKSLKSLQVLGTVGEPINEEAWEWYYEHIGKKNCPIVDTWWQTETGGIIISNLAGVTPHVPSYATLPLPGIHAVLLNEKGEEITEAHENGYLCIKNSWPSIIRTTYGNHERCRQTYFDQYKGYYFTGDGAFKNEEGFFRISGRIDDVLKISGHRIGTAEVENAINQHPAIVESAVVGIPHPIKGQGIYAFVVHEPDFSGSTILQDEINALLNEQIGPIAKADKIQLVAGLPKTRSGKIMRRILRKIAEGEIEQLGDTTTLLDPLVVEQIIQGRVH, from the coding sequence ATGGCTTTTCCCTACCAGATCCAATCTTACGATCAATACAAACAAGTTTACAGAGACAGCATTGTAAATCCAGATGTTTTTTGGGCTGAAATTGCAGCACATTTTCAATGGCATCAAAAATGGGATTCGGTTTCACAAGCCGATATGGATAATGCCGAATCCAAATGGTTTTCAGGTGCAAGGCTCAATATTACAGAAAATTGTCTGGACCGGCATCTGACCGACAAGGCAAATCAACCCGCGATATTGTGGGAGCCGAACAATCCAAATGAAAATTCCCGACGTTTGACCTATGCAGACTTGCACAGAGAAGTATGTCTGGCCGCTCGAATGTTAAAAAATCTGGGTGTGCAACGAGGCGACCGCGTTTGTATTTATATGGGTATGGTCCCAGAGTTGGCTGTAGCGATGTTAGCATGTGCCAGAATCGGAGCAATCCATAGCGTGATATTTGGAGGTTTCAGTGCTCAAAGTATTGTTGACCGGGTCCTTGATGCCAAAGCAGCTTATTTGATCACATGCGATGGGGCTTACCGGGGTGCAAAAGAAATTGGTTTGAAATCGATAATAGATGAAGCCTTAGATCAGCTGGATTGCATCCAGGCGGTGGTAGTGTATAAGAGAACCCTGTGTCAGGTCGAAATGAAATCGGGGCGAGATTATTTTTGGCAGGATGAAATTTCGAAAGTTGATCCGAAAGCTGCTCTTGAAGAATCAGCCGAATCAATGGATGCTGAAGATCCATTATTTATTTTATATACCTCTGGAAGTACCGGAAAGCCAAAAGGGGTGGTGCATTCAAGTGCAGGGTATATGGTATATACGACCTACAGTTTCATAAACGTTTTTCAATACAAACCAGGGCAGATCCACTTTTGCACAGCCGACATCGGTTGGATCACTGGTCACAGTTATATTGTTTACGGACCCCTTTGCGCCGGTGCGACTACACTCATGTTTGAAGGAATACCCACCTGGCCGGATGCCGGACGATTTTGGGAAATCGCAGATAAACATAAGGTAAATATTCTGTATACAGCACCTACAGCCATCAGGTCTCTGATGACTTTTGGCATCGAACCATTGCAAGGTAAGTCTCTCAAAAGTTTACAGGTTTTGGGCACTGTGGGCGAGCCAATCAATGAAGAAGCCTGGGAATGGTATTACGAACACATCGGTAAGAAAAACTGTCCAATTGTAGATACGTGGTGGCAGACAGAAACCGGTGGAATCATCATCTCAAATCTTGCAGGAGTCACACCGCATGTACCATCCTATGCAACTTTACCCTTGCCTGGCATTCATGCAGTATTGCTAAACGAAAAAGGAGAAGAAATTACAGAAGCTCACGAAAACGGATATTTGTGCATTAAAAATTCATGGCCATCGATCATCAGGACAACATACGGAAACCACGAAAGATGCCGGCAGACCTATTTTGACCAATACAAAGGATATTATTTTACAGGCGATGGCGCCTTTAAAAATGAAGAAGGATTTTTTAGGATCAGCGGGCGAATTGATGACGTATTAAAAATAAGCGGACACAGAATCGGAACAGCAGAGGTTGAAAATGCAATCAATCAACATCCTGCTATAGTTGAAAGCGCAGTGGTTGGAATTCCACATCCGATCAAGGGACAGGGTATTTATGCCTTTGTTGTTCACGAACCGGATTTTTCCGGGAGTACTATACTTCAGGACGAAATCAATGCGTTATTGAACGAACAAATCGGACCCATTGCAAAAGCAGATAAAATTCAATTGGTGGCTGGTTTGCCAAAAACCCGCAGTGGAAAAATCATGAGAAGAATACTTAGAAAAATTGCCGAAGGCGAAATAGAACAATTAGGTGATACTACTACATTGCTGGATCCCCTTGTCGTAGAACAAATTATTCAAGGAAGAGTCCATTGA
- a CDS encoding OsmC family protein: MEDSHFYNVDIKWNHLRLGTLSSTELNDSLEVATPPPFPGGMEKIWSPEHLLVASVSSCLMTTFLAIAENSKLEFTNFECKASGKLEKIEGKFVISEIVLKPVITISNEKDREKAERIIHKSESVCLISNSIKSTIILDAQIIVNG, encoded by the coding sequence ATGGAAGACAGTCACTTTTATAACGTAGATATAAAATGGAACCACTTGCGGCTGGGTACCCTGAGCTCAACAGAACTCAACGATTCACTCGAAGTCGCTACACCACCACCCTTTCCGGGAGGCATGGAAAAAATCTGGTCACCTGAACACTTGCTGGTCGCTTCAGTAAGCAGTTGCCTGATGACTACATTTTTAGCCATTGCAGAAAATTCTAAATTGGAATTTACAAATTTCGAATGCAAGGCCTCCGGTAAACTCGAAAAAATAGAAGGAAAATTCGTCATATCTGAAATTGTTTTAAAACCGGTGATCACAATTTCCAATGAAAAAGACAGAGAAAAAGCGGAACGCATCATTCATAAAAGCGAATCCGTTTGTCTTATTTCAAATTCTATAAAATCTACTATTATCTTAGATGCTCAAATCATTGTAAATGGATAA
- the trxA gene encoding thioredoxin: protein MSKMNFKDLLEKENLVLVDFFTEWCGPCKMMAPIIEKVKSKSGSGVRIFKVDVDKNPSVIHQYKIMGVPTLILFKHGKIVWQHSGMISEQSLLQHIQSNSN, encoded by the coding sequence ATGAGTAAGATGAATTTCAAAGATTTACTCGAAAAAGAAAACCTCGTCCTGGTGGACTTTTTTACAGAATGGTGCGGACCCTGTAAAATGATGGCTCCGATCATCGAAAAGGTTAAATCTAAATCCGGCTCTGGCGTTAGGATCTTTAAAGTAGACGTCGATAAAAATCCGTCGGTTATACACCAATATAAAATCATGGGAGTTCCGACATTGATCCTTTTCAAGCATGGGAAAATAGTGTGGCAACATTCAGGTATGATTTCCGAACAATCGCTATTACAACATATTCAATCCAATTCAAATTAA
- a CDS encoding DUF4403 family protein, translated as MSDAVTSDNTLTAPVLYSSQFNIKIKLSRQELNSVMNYLIQENFKEGLNYEDGYKVKSQLDGPLDIQASQQQLLVQLPVAIEISPAGIFSSFKVNGTLQLQFTSIFNIIENKLYFKTDLSHHQWKKKPVVHVFGVHIPIEAIGNYIIKKYKQDLCSSIDESIIQNIKLDKISNSLKNYFNKPLYSYYDNQIHVFANALDMSLGPISMSSQNLEIPLLFSFESVIADSMPSEFNNTCNFSIKPHYENISSLQIQSRIPLHFMDSLIKMQVENQYFGSGLSKVKVNKSQLTGNGHYMFINLKTEGAYKGELLLSFTPVFDADRRKINLDDFQIQAQKGKGLNKIIFSIVKGIAESRIKNSIEDQLNKTLQEFESHVHQILDRNEIMEGTELNGMLKKYSISKFYLYQQKFYFNIQAELEMEAIVKKIKTDKLILNSF; from the coding sequence ATGAGTGACGCAGTTACTTCCGATAATACTCTTACAGCTCCTGTACTTTACAGCTCGCAATTCAATATTAAAATTAAACTGAGCAGACAGGAACTGAATTCCGTAATGAATTATCTCATTCAGGAAAACTTCAAAGAAGGACTGAATTACGAAGATGGCTACAAAGTAAAAAGCCAGTTGGATGGGCCTTTGGATATTCAGGCAAGCCAGCAGCAACTGCTTGTACAATTACCTGTTGCTATTGAGATCTCACCTGCAGGCATATTCAGTTCATTTAAAGTCAATGGTACACTTCAATTGCAGTTTACTTCAATTTTTAACATCATTGAAAACAAACTATATTTTAAGACGGATTTAAGCCATCATCAGTGGAAGAAAAAACCGGTTGTTCATGTATTCGGGGTGCACATACCCATTGAAGCCATAGGAAATTACATCATTAAAAAATATAAACAAGATCTCTGTTCTTCGATTGATGAGTCGATCATTCAAAATATTAAACTCGATAAAATCAGCAATTCCCTCAAGAATTACTTTAATAAGCCCTTGTATTCTTATTACGACAATCAAATTCATGTTTTTGCAAATGCGCTGGACATGTCATTAGGACCCATTTCTATGAGTTCTCAAAATCTCGAAATTCCATTGTTGTTTTCTTTTGAATCCGTTATTGCGGATAGTATGCCCTCCGAGTTTAATAATACCTGCAATTTTTCCATCAAACCGCATTACGAAAACATTTCTTCTCTTCAAATTCAGTCGAGGATTCCCCTGCATTTTATGGATTCACTTATCAAAATGCAAGTAGAGAATCAGTACTTTGGCAGTGGTTTGTCAAAAGTCAAAGTCAATAAATCACAATTGACCGGGAATGGCCATTACATGTTTATCAATCTTAAAACGGAAGGTGCCTACAAAGGAGAACTCCTGTTGAGCTTCACTCCGGTCTTTGATGCTGACCGCCGCAAGATTAATTTAGACGATTTTCAAATTCAAGCACAAAAAGGTAAAGGCCTGAACAAAATTATTTTTTCAATCGTAAAAGGCATTGCAGAGTCGCGAATAAAAAACTCGATAGAAGATCAGCTCAATAAAACCCTTCAGGAATTTGAAAGCCATGTGCATCAGATACTCGATCGAAACGAAATTATGGAGGGGACAGAATTGAATGGTATGTTGAAAAAATACAGCATAAGCAAGTTTTATTTATATCAACAAAAATTTTACTTTAATATTCAGGCAGAACTTGAAATGGAAGCGATTGTAAAAAAAATAAAAACAGACAAATTAATACTTAATAGTTTTTAA
- a CDS encoding MBL fold metallo-hydrolase, with protein sequence MKVEQIYTGCLAQGAYYIESDGAAAIIDPLREVQPYIEMAEKRNAQIKYVFETHFHADFVSGHKDLAQKTGAQIVYGPTDTATGFDCIKATDGQIFTIGKIQIKAIHTPGHTPESTCYLLTDEDGKSQAIFTGDTLFIGDVGRPDLAQKLVKDLTQEKLAGMLYDSLRNKIMPLPDEIIVYPAHGAGSACGKNMSKETSDTLGNQKKTNYALRSDMSREEFIKELTTGLTAPPSYFPKNVMLNIQGYDSIDQVMERGVKPLSPETFQLLAQETSALILDTRKPQRFNKGFIPGSINIGIDGNFAVWVGTLITDIKQELLIVAEPGREEEVVMRLARVGYDNSIGYLEGGIDSWIGQNYPIDQIHSVTASELFDLQKSDPQINILDVRKHSEYQSEHLINASNIPLDYINEGMEEIDKNKTYYVHCAGGYRSMVFCSILKARGYDNLIDVDGGFQALKKNGNFSLTEYVCPTTML encoded by the coding sequence ATGAAAGTAGAACAAATATATACGGGGTGTCTTGCACAGGGTGCATATTATATTGAAAGTGACGGTGCAGCTGCAATTATTGACCCGCTAAGAGAAGTCCAGCCTTACATAGAAATGGCTGAAAAGAGAAATGCTCAGATCAAATACGTCTTTGAGACTCATTTTCATGCCGATTTTGTGTCGGGACATAAAGATCTTGCTCAGAAAACGGGTGCTCAGATCGTATACGGACCTACTGATACTGCCACCGGATTTGATTGCATCAAAGCTACGGATGGACAGATTTTCACCATAGGGAAAATCCAGATAAAGGCTATCCACACTCCAGGACATACACCGGAGAGTACTTGCTATTTGCTCACCGACGAAGATGGAAAATCACAGGCCATTTTTACGGGTGACACCTTATTTATTGGTGATGTCGGCCGACCGGATCTTGCACAAAAATTAGTGAAGGACTTAACTCAGGAAAAGCTTGCCGGTATGCTTTATGATTCTTTGAGAAACAAAATTATGCCATTGCCTGATGAAATCATTGTTTATCCGGCGCATGGTGCCGGAAGTGCCTGTGGAAAAAATATGAGCAAAGAAACTTCAGACACCTTAGGGAATCAAAAAAAGACCAACTACGCTTTACGTTCCGACATGAGCAGGGAAGAATTTATCAAAGAGCTTACTACCGGCCTCACGGCTCCTCCATCGTACTTCCCGAAAAATGTTATGCTCAATATTCAGGGTTATGATAGTATTGACCAGGTCATGGAAAGAGGGGTCAAACCGCTTTCTCCTGAGACCTTTCAACTATTGGCTCAAGAAACCTCAGCACTGATCCTGGATACACGAAAGCCACAAAGGTTCAACAAAGGATTTATCCCGGGTTCTATAAACATTGGTATAGATGGAAATTTTGCAGTATGGGTTGGAACATTAATCACCGACATCAAACAAGAACTTTTGATTGTCGCTGAACCCGGTCGCGAAGAAGAAGTGGTCATGCGACTTGCGAGGGTTGGCTACGATAACTCCATTGGGTATCTTGAAGGTGGGATCGACTCCTGGATCGGACAGAATTATCCTATCGATCAGATCCATTCCGTAACTGCATCCGAATTGTTTGATTTACAGAAATCAGATCCTCAAATCAATATTCTCGATGTCAGAAAGCATAGTGAATATCAGTCTGAACATTTAATCAATGCTTCAAACATTCCTCTTGATTATATCAATGAAGGCATGGAAGAAATTGACAAGAATAAAACCTATTATGTACATTGCGCAGGAGGGTATCGATCGATGGTCTTTTGTTCCATACTTAAAGCAAGAGGCTACGACAATTTAATAGATGTAGATGGTGGATTTCAGGCATTAAAGAAAAACGGTAACTTCAGCCTTACCGAATATGTTTGCCCCACAACCATGCTCTAA
- a CDS encoding rhodanese-like domain-containing protein, protein MINFIKKFLNKEKVDYNNLMNHGAIVLDVRTQNEFESGHIPGSINIPVQILESQLKKLDKNKTIITCCASGMRSATARQLLLQHGFHHVYNGGGWNALYKKLQ, encoded by the coding sequence ATGATAAACTTTATTAAAAAATTTTTAAACAAAGAAAAAGTGGATTATAATAATCTGATGAACCATGGAGCTATAGTTTTGGATGTAAGAACACAAAACGAATTTGAAAGTGGCCACATTCCAGGCAGTATAAATATCCCGGTTCAAATTCTTGAATCCCAATTAAAAAAATTGGACAAAAACAAAACAATAATTACTTGCTGTGCATCCGGAATGAGAAGCGCCACTGCAAGACAGCTGCTCCTCCAGCATGGATTTCATCATGTCTATAATGGAGGTGGCTGGAATGCGCTTTACAAAAAACTCCAATAA
- a CDS encoding Crp/Fnr family transcriptional regulator yields MNEINAKIRHDFEKKLEDLFESGLTKEIVQKAQLMFIPSGEGIIDSGQIIRKMPLVLEGSIKVSRIDDEGNEIFLYNLMPMEICAMTITCCMQQHPSEIKAISEGELYLYAIPIQLMDEWLLKYPSWKSFIMRNMKLRFDELLKTIDQIAFQKLDDRLILYLKEKSRISGSSLINLSHQQIAEDLASSRVVISRLLKKLENDHKLLLYRNQIKLLQAFESL; encoded by the coding sequence ATGAATGAAATAAATGCGAAAATCAGGCATGATTTTGAAAAAAAGCTGGAAGACCTCTTTGAATCCGGTTTGACAAAGGAAATCGTTCAAAAAGCGCAACTGATGTTTATCCCTTCTGGAGAGGGCATCATTGATTCCGGGCAAATCATCAGAAAAATGCCTTTGGTATTGGAAGGCTCTATCAAGGTGAGCCGCATCGACGATGAAGGCAATGAGATTTTTTTATACAACCTGATGCCCATGGAAATTTGTGCAATGACCATTACCTGTTGTATGCAGCAACATCCCAGCGAGATCAAGGCGATATCTGAAGGAGAATTATATTTATATGCCATACCCATTCAGCTCATGGACGAATGGTTGCTCAAATATCCGAGTTGGAAAAGTTTTATCATGCGCAACATGAAACTGCGTTTTGATGAATTATTAAAGACCATTGACCAGATTGCTTTCCAAAAACTCGACGACCGATTAATCCTCTATTTAAAAGAAAAATCCAGAATTTCAGGCTCCAGTCTCATCAATCTCTCCCACCAACAAATTGCGGAAGACCTAGCCAGTTCGAGAGTCGTAATTTCCCGCTTATTAAAAAAACTCGAAAACGACCACAAATTGCTGCTTTACAGAAATCAGATCAAATTGCTTCAGGCGTTTGAAAGTTTATAA
- a CDS encoding sterol desaturase family protein, which yields MSYFDIVQNAYQSYANYLWNEITSPSWHNYFYWLIGVSVFAFLLELLFPWRKQQAKIREDFWLDVFYMFFNFFIFSLIVYNAFSEVFVQMFNDFLGLFGIKNLVAIEISSWPLWSKLIVLFILRDFIQWNVHRMLHYFPKLWEFHKVHHSVQQMGFAAHLRYHFMETIIYRSVEYIPLAMIGFGLTDFFVVHIFALAVGHLNHSNIYLPLGPLQYIFNSPQMHIWHHAEHLPENSKGVNFGLTLSIWDYLFGTVYMPRSGRDEKLGFENVEGFARGFFSQVLEPFKKIFRK from the coding sequence ATGTCCTATTTTGACATTGTGCAAAATGCATATCAATCCTATGCCAACTATCTCTGGAACGAAATCACATCTCCATCCTGGCATAATTATTTTTATTGGCTGATCGGTGTATCTGTCTTTGCATTCCTGCTTGAGTTGTTATTTCCCTGGCGCAAACAGCAGGCAAAAATCAGAGAAGATTTCTGGTTGGATGTTTTTTATATGTTTTTCAATTTTTTCATTTTTTCACTGATTGTTTACAATGCATTTTCAGAGGTCTTTGTACAGATGTTCAATGATTTTCTGGGCCTGTTTGGAATCAAGAATTTAGTGGCCATAGAAATTTCATCATGGCCCTTATGGAGTAAGCTGATCGTTCTTTTTATATTGCGTGATTTCATTCAATGGAATGTTCACAGGATGTTGCATTATTTTCCAAAATTATGGGAATTTCACAAAGTCCATCATTCTGTGCAACAGATGGGATTTGCAGCTCATTTACGCTATCACTTTATGGAAACCATCATTTACAGGAGTGTGGAATACATACCACTGGCCATGATCGGATTTGGCTTGACAGATTTTTTCGTGGTCCACATTTTTGCCCTTGCAGTAGGACATCTCAACCATTCGAACATTTACCTGCCCTTAGGACCTTTGCAATACATTTTTAATTCTCCCCAAATGCATATCTGGCATCATGCAGAACATCTTCCAGAAAATTCTAAAGGTGTCAATTTTGGATTGACCCTGAGTATCTGGGATTATCTTTTTGGTACTGTGTATATGCCCCGGTCTGGGAGAGATGAAAAACTTGGGTTTGAGAACGTAGAAGGATTTGCCAGAGGATTTTTTAGTCAGGTTTTGGAGCCATTTAAGAAAATATTCAGAAAATAA
- a CDS encoding T9SS type A sorting domain-containing protein, with the protein MLRNFLFAMMILISYSASAQVRVLQEYIEEGHNYHKICKKAEKLIRKNKIENEAYREGEFRKKKSKDFLDDDKMKFERWKWYWRDRVNEDGSFPDLLSQWQVYNQVSNESRSVLSRNIPQWKHEGPVKNTGGYWGMGRTTHVSFHPSQRNTFYVASPNGGIWKTLDAGKTYTSIADNLPYQPVGIVLVNPENPNMLYATLGEKEGWWQYSMGVYKTTNGGTTWNPTSLNWKLSDNKVIFALQMNPQNPSILIAATSDGIYKTFNGGNAWVRIRTENFSDVIFKPGDTSVVYAASNDYWGNSNVFKSTDGGNTFSKVTEFGLQKVFLKFATTLADEEYLGLNMSVDGEKRFYLSKNSAQTFEFVSNMPENLVLYFSQNNKSILYSGYVVIYKSTDGGKNWNQITDWWASGRGLPEIHADHHFIGHYPGNRDEMYFGCDGGVYRYRESTETWDELVNGLAITQFYKMAISTTIPPVLIGGSQDNGGWVRRANGSWGNTNGGDAMTQILDPTNPNIGYTEYWGGNAVYRTTNGFNNLDDITQNIGASLPGQWVTPFNLNPQNPKTFIIGYNEVFVSHDRGNSFRKISNNLTGHIDNDLREVKISPVDTNFIAATRANTLYTSKDFGKTWKSSNLISNLDITGIEFHPKNGNRMWCTRGGLGAIKVMESNNQGTSWINITKNMVNTPVLCIAYDEAANTLFIGTDFGLFYSDADNIDWQYYGVGLPHTSVTDIELHQGLRKLYVSTYGRGFYSIDLPDCAPAQLNLYTQLNRGGFELIDSLKVCSGSHVVFKTQDLLKGNFRWRGPGFDTTLIDQINFDAGVFTKFQQNGNYILEYTSETGCKRIDTVYIRVIPRPAFKPVSNFDHLDCNHPVLTLSPGMNNDSLTFDFIWTSPNTDTVQSYNLNADQAGFYRLAVVNKSSSCAFQDSIMIIKFEDPVFDTTLISNNLCHGEANGQIQVFVSEGRLPYTYKWSNGIGTSSNTALAAGTYRLELTDANSCSLTAQFEITQPEAYQVGYMIKHTGSADGSILIDVQGNTAPYLFEWYKDGILISTMKDLLLITPGFYSLKILDANDCLYELKDLEVKELVGTSSPTNFDVEIFPNPAKNLLQIKIRSGDVKLNKIQLFDLQGRELRLKLKTEENTSATVDLSTLQTGRYLLRFFAGSQLMEYHITKSE; encoded by the coding sequence ATGCTTCGGAATTTTTTGTTTGCGATGATGATACTGATTTCGTACAGTGCTTCAGCACAGGTTCGGGTATTGCAGGAATATATTGAAGAAGGTCATAATTATCACAAGATTTGTAAGAAAGCTGAAAAGCTGATCCGGAAAAATAAAATTGAAAATGAAGCTTACAGAGAAGGTGAATTCAGAAAGAAAAAATCAAAGGATTTTCTGGATGACGATAAAATGAAATTTGAGCGATGGAAATGGTATTGGAGAGACCGGGTCAACGAGGACGGTAGTTTTCCGGATTTGTTATCTCAATGGCAAGTCTACAATCAGGTTTCCAATGAGTCCCGTTCGGTCTTGTCTAGAAATATCCCGCAGTGGAAGCACGAAGGCCCTGTAAAAAACACCGGTGGCTATTGGGGCATGGGCCGCACTACGCATGTGAGTTTTCACCCGTCACAGCGAAATACGTTTTATGTAGCCTCTCCCAATGGCGGAATCTGGAAAACTCTGGATGCCGGAAAAACCTATACCTCGATTGCCGATAATTTACCTTATCAGCCTGTAGGGATCGTATTGGTTAATCCCGAAAATCCAAATATGCTGTACGCCACGCTGGGAGAAAAAGAAGGATGGTGGCAATACAGTATGGGAGTTTATAAAACCACAAACGGAGGAACCACCTGGAACCCAACTTCTTTGAATTGGAAACTATCTGATAACAAGGTAATTTTTGCTTTGCAAATGAATCCTCAGAATCCTTCCATTTTGATAGCAGCCACCAGCGATGGAATTTATAAAACTTTCAATGGTGGAAATGCTTGGGTGCGAATCCGGACTGAAAATTTCTCGGATGTGATCTTCAAACCAGGGGATACCAGTGTGGTCTATGCAGCCAGCAACGACTATTGGGGAAACTCCAATGTGTTTAAATCAACAGACGGTGGGAATACTTTTTCAAAAGTAACTGAATTTGGCTTGCAAAAAGTCTTTTTGAAATTTGCGACAACATTGGCCGATGAGGAATATCTGGGCTTGAATATGAGTGTAGATGGAGAAAAGCGATTTTATCTTTCTAAAAACAGTGCGCAGACATTTGAATTTGTTTCCAACATGCCCGAAAATCTGGTGCTGTATTTTTCCCAAAACAACAAATCGATATTGTACAGTGGGTATGTTGTGATCTATAAGTCGACCGATGGTGGTAAAAACTGGAACCAGATCACCGATTGGTGGGCCAGCGGAAGAGGTTTGCCTGAAATCCATGCTGATCATCATTTTATAGGACACTATCCAGGCAACCGGGACGAAATGTATTTTGGTTGCGATGGCGGCGTATACAGATATCGCGAAAGTACTGAGACCTGGGACGAATTGGTCAATGGACTTGCAATTACGCAATTTTATAAAATGGCCATTTCAACAACCATTCCTCCTGTATTAATAGGAGGTAGTCAGGACAATGGTGGATGGGTAAGACGAGCCAACGGTAGCTGGGGCAATACGAATGGAGGCGATGCCATGACTCAGATTCTGGATCCTACCAATCCCAACATAGGATATACCGAATATTGGGGTGGTAATGCGGTTTACAGAACAACCAATGGTTTTAATAATCTCGACGACATTACTCAAAATATTGGAGCAAGTTTACCAGGTCAATGGGTTACGCCATTTAACCTCAATCCACAAAATCCCAAAACATTCATCATTGGATATAACGAGGTTTTTGTTTCACACGATCGGGGCAATTCGTTTCGCAAAATCAGCAACAATCTCACCGGCCACATCGATAATGATTTGCGTGAAGTTAAAATAAGTCCGGTAGATACAAATTTTATTGCTGCGACCAGAGCAAATACACTTTATACTTCCAAGGATTTTGGTAAAACCTGGAAGTCTTCAAATCTGATCAGCAACCTGGATATAACCGGTATTGAATTTCATCCTAAAAACGGAAACAGGATGTGGTGCACGCGCGGAGGACTTGGAGCGATTAAAGTTATGGAATCAAATAATCAGGGAACCTCGTGGATCAATATCACTAAGAATATGGTGAATACTCCTGTTTTATGTATAGCTTATGATGAAGCAGCAAATACTTTATTTATTGGTACTGATTTTGGCTTGTTTTATTCCGACGCCGATAACATCGATTGGCAATATTACGGTGTCGGATTACCGCATACATCCGTAACCGACATTGAACTGCATCAGGGATTGCGTAAATTGTATGTGAGTACCTATGGGAGAGGATTTTACTCCATTGATCTTCCGGATTGTGCACCGGCTCAATTAAATTTATACACGCAGTTGAATCGGGGTGGATTTGAGTTAATAGATTCGTTAAAGGTATGTTCCGGATCGCATGTCGTGTTTAAAACTCAGGATTTACTAAAAGGAAATTTTAGATGGAGGGGTCCGGGATTTGACACAACCCTGATCGATCAAATTAATTTTGATGCAGGTGTATTTACTAAATTTCAACAAAATGGAAATTATATTTTGGAATATACGTCGGAAACAGGATGTAAAAGAATAGACACCGTTTACATTAGGGTTATTCCAAGACCCGCATTTAAGCCCGTTTCCAATTTCGACCATTTAGACTGTAACCATCCGGTTTTGACATTATCTCCGGGCATGAATAATGACAGTCTGACTTTTGATTTTATTTGGACAAGCCCAAATACGGATACGGTACAAAGTTATAACCTGAATGCGGATCAAGCTGGGTTCTATCGCCTCGCCGTTGTCAATAAATCTTCGAGTTGTGCCTTTCAGGATTCTATAATGATTATTAAATTTGAAGATCCAGTTTTCGATACTACACTTATATCAAACAACCTGTGTCATGGAGAAGCAAATGGTCAGATCCAGGTTTTTGTTTCAGAGGGCAGGTTGCCTTATACATACAAATGGTCCAATGGCATCGGTACTTCTTCTAATACTGCGCTGGCTGCCGGAACCTATCGACTGGAGCTGACTGATGCAAATTCCTGCAGTTTGACTGCTCAATTTGAAATTACACAGCCCGAAGCCTACCAGGTTGGGTATATGATAAAACATACGGGATCAGCGGATGGATCTATTCTGATAGATGTTCAGGGCAATACAGCACCTTATCTTTTTGAATGGTACAAAGATGGAATTTTGATTTCAACGATGAAAGATTTGTTGCTTATAACACCCGGGTTTTATAGTCTGAAAATTTTAGATGCTAACGATTGTTTGTATGAGTTGAAAGATCTTGAAGTCAAAGAACTCGTTGGGACTTCCAGTCCAACAAATTTTGATGTTGAAATTTTTCCCAATCCTGCCAAAAACCTGCTGCAAATCAAAATAAGGTCCGGTGATGTCAAGCTGAATAAAATCCAATTATTTGATTTACAAGGTAGGGAATTGCGCCTGAAACTAAAAACTGAAGAAAATACTTCGGCTACTGTGGACCTTTCGACACTCCAAACGGGAAGGTATCTACTCCGTTTTTTCGCCGGATCCCAATTAATGGAATATCACATCACAAAATCGGAATGA